Proteins encoded in a region of the Venenivibrio stagnispumantis genome:
- a CDS encoding site-specific DNA-methyltransferase: MNTLEKEFLTLKEASKWATEFLNKKITESNISYLINYGRINKYSKNGNILVSLKELKEYYERNILNKEQKIKEKLGKDISWDLSFDWLSEKERTKHVHRLHPYKGKFIPQLVEYFLSKFFKEGDIILDPFVGSGTTLIQANEMNIHSIGIDISEFNTIITEVKFSRVNISELQKVINNILKILKNYEKNNQIIEFEKEIKKYLEEFNKINFPSPEFKKKFREGKIDKDYLMAKQNEISDIYQNLIKKYNILLNQTNENSFLDKWYIPTVREEAQKILSIIQNIEDKNIKKSLMVILSRTMRSVRATTHMDLDRLKEPQYTPYFCYKHFKICKPVFSLIQVFKKYANDTIERIQEYQSIKTDAYQEVLTGDSRSIDIFEEIKKKNEDFYNLLKNKKITGIFTSPPYVGQIDYHEQHAYAYELFGIERKDELEIGPLYKGKDKEARESYIEGITQVLKNSLKYMVDNPIIIIVANDEYNLYPKIAENVGLKIIEEYKRPVLNRTSRDKNAYYESVFVMRKYK; the protein is encoded by the coding sequence ATGAACACCTTAGAGAAAGAATTTTTAACATTAAAAGAAGCTTCTAAATGGGCAACTGAATTTTTGAATAAAAAAATTACCGAAAGCAATATTTCTTATTTAATTAACTATGGAAGAATAAACAAATATAGTAAAAATGGGAATATATTAGTTTCCTTGAAAGAATTAAAAGAATATTATGAAAGAAATATCTTAAATAAAGAACAAAAAATAAAAGAAAAACTCGGCAAAGATATTAGTTGGGATTTGTCTTTTGATTGGTTATCTGAAAAAGAAAGAACAAAACATGTCCATAGATTACATCCTTATAAAGGTAAATTTATTCCCCAACTTGTTGAATACTTTTTAAGTAAATTCTTTAAGGAAGGTGACATCATCCTTGACCCTTTTGTAGGTAGCGGAACAACATTAATTCAAGCTAATGAAATGAATATTCATAGCATAGGAATAGATATATCGGAATTTAATACAATTATCACAGAAGTTAAATTTAGCAGAGTAAATATATCGGAACTCCAAAAAGTAATAAACAACATTTTAAAAATTCTAAAAAATTATGAAAAAAATAATCAAATTATAGAATTTGAAAAAGAGATAAAAAAATATCTTGAAGAATTTAATAAAATTAATTTTCCATCACCGGAATTTAAGAAAAAATTTAGAGAAGGTAAGATTGATAAAGATTATTTAATGGCGAAACAGAATGAAATTTCAGATATTTATCAAAATTTGATAAAAAAATACAACATTCTTTTAAATCAAACAAATGAAAATTCATTTTTAGATAAATGGTATATTCCAACTGTTAGAGAGGAAGCACAAAAAATTTTAAGTATTATTCAAAATATTGAAGATAAAAATATTAAAAAGAGTTTAATGGTTATTTTAAGCAGAACTATGAGGTCAGTAAGGGCTACAACACACATGGATTTAGACAGATTAAAAGAGCCTCAATATACACCTTATTTTTGTTATAAACATTTCAAAATATGCAAACCTGTTTTTTCTCTTATTCAAGTATTTAAAAAGTATGCAAATGATACAATTGAAAGAATTCAAGAATACCAAAGCATAAAAACAGATGCTTATCAAGAAGTTTTAACGGGAGATAGTAGAAGTATAGATATTTTTGAAGAAATTAAAAAGAAAAATGAAGATTTTTATAACCTTTTAAAAAATAAAAAGATAACCGGAATATTTACATCTCCCCCGTATGTAGGGCAGATTGATTATCATGAACAGCACGCTTATGCTTATGAACTTTTTGGCATAGAAAGAAAAGATGAACTTGAGATAGGGCCTTTATATAAAGGTAAAGATAAAGAAGCAAGAGAAAGTTATATTGAGGGGATAACACAAGTTTTAAAAAATTCTCTTAAATATATGGTGGATAATCCGATTATAATAATAGTGGCAAATGATGAATATAATCTATACCCAAAAATAGCAGAAAATGTCGGATTAAAAATAATAGAAGAATATAAAAGACCGGTTCTAAATAGAACTTCAAGGGATAAAAATGCTTATTATGAAAG
- a CDS encoding HAD-IA family hydrolase, with translation MIVIFDVDGVLIDVTKSYHYSIKDTVEHFSGKISDLKELIDIKLSFAINNDWDASVAGILYKKSGKNLKEFKDIFKDYSKNIEDMYKFAKNYNINLPDYKEVIDYFESKYHIYRDKEELIIPHNVLQKLREKSEIMGVITGRPFADLDYSFKLFDLYKYFDYIITEDDIPDTHLRKPSSYPLKLFFCRYSYKEPVYYIGDTKADKQMVDNFNKEEMKNIIFILYQNQHNKDIQNDLKVEKPEDILEVIK, from the coding sequence ATGATTGTAATATTTGATGTTGATGGGGTTTTAATAGATGTTACTAAATCTTATCATTACTCTATAAAAGATACGGTAGAGCATTTTTCAGGAAAAATTTCGGATTTAAAAGAGTTGATTGATATAAAATTAAGTTTTGCAATAAATAATGATTGGGATGCTTCTGTTGCCGGTATTTTATACAAAAAATCCGGTAAAAATTTAAAAGAGTTTAAAGATATATTTAAAGATTACAGCAAAAATATAGAAGATATGTATAAATTTGCAAAAAATTATAATATAAACCTACCTGATTATAAAGAAGTTATTGATTATTTTGAATCAAAGTATCATATTTACAGGGATAAAGAAGAACTTATAATTCCCCATAATGTTCTCCAAAAACTCAGGGAAAAATCAGAAATTATGGGAGTTATTACCGGAAGACCTTTTGCAGATTTGGATTATTCTTTTAAACTTTTTGATTTATATAAATATTTTGATTATATAATAACAGAAGATGATATACCGGATACCCATTTAAGAAAACCTTCTTCTTATCCTTTAAAACTATTTTTTTGTAGGTATAGTTATAAAGAGCCTGTTTATTATATCGGAGATACAAAAGCAGACAAGCAGATGGTGGATAATTTTAATAAAGAAGAAATGAAAAATATCATTTTTATTTTATACCAAAATCAACATAATAAAGATATACAAAATGATTTAAAGGTAGAAAAACCTGAGGATATTTTAGAGGTAATAAAATGA
- a CDS encoding zinc-binding dehydrogenase, producing the protein MKAAFYEKLEGYKAIKIGDLPKPQINENEVLVNVKAFSLNHLDIWVMNGMYPMEIKLPHIFGSDASGIVVEVGKNVKNIKVGDEVIVYSGLSCGYCEKCLSGKDNECKEFRPLGTIDDGVSAEYVKVPAINVFKKPEGLTFEEGASIGITYITMRHSLITRGKIEQGDTVLIHGGASGVGTAGIQIAKLYNAKIITTVGDDWKIPKLKEMGADYVINYKKQDFVKEVKEITNGEGCDIVIDHIGAESFSKSLSCAKKGGRVITFGTTTGAEVNINLRYIFGKNLTIHGVYMGTKSEFSKLLKLFPDKLRPVIDSVYPLEQVQKAYEKMLSRQFFGKIVVKVE; encoded by the coding sequence ATGAAAGCAGCTTTTTATGAAAAATTAGAAGGATACAAAGCTATAAAAATTGGAGATTTACCAAAGCCTCAAATAAATGAAAATGAAGTTCTTGTAAATGTAAAAGCTTTTTCTTTAAATCATCTTGATATATGGGTAATGAATGGTATGTATCCTATGGAGATAAAGCTTCCTCATATATTTGGTTCAGATGCTTCCGGCATCGTAGTGGAAGTAGGAAAAAATGTTAAAAATATAAAAGTTGGTGATGAAGTTATAGTTTATTCCGGATTATCTTGTGGATATTGTGAAAAATGCCTGTCAGGGAAAGATAATGAATGTAAAGAGTTTAGACCTCTCGGGACAATAGATGATGGAGTTTCTGCAGAATATGTAAAAGTTCCTGCAATAAATGTATTTAAAAAACCGGAAGGGCTAACTTTTGAAGAAGGAGCAAGTATTGGAATTACATATATAACAATGAGGCATTCTCTTATAACAAGAGGAAAAATAGAGCAAGGAGATACGGTTTTAATCCATGGAGGAGCTTCCGGTGTAGGCACTGCCGGTATTCAGATAGCAAAATTATATAATGCAAAAATAATAACCACAGTAGGCGACGACTGGAAAATCCCAAAACTAAAAGAGATGGGAGCCGATTATGTAATAAATTATAAAAAACAAGATTTTGTCAAAGAAGTAAAAGAAATAACAAATGGAGAAGGTTGTGATATTGTAATAGACCATATAGGAGCAGAAAGTTTTAGTAAATCTTTGTCTTGTGCTAAAAAAGGTGGTAGAGTTATAACATTTGGAACAACTACCGGTGCAGAAGTTAATATAAATTTAAGATATATTTTCGGAAAAAATTTAACAATCCACGGCGTATATATGGGAACAAAATCAGAATTTAGCAAACTATTAAAACTATTTCCTGATAAATTAAGACCGGTTATAGATAGTGTATATCCATTGGAGCAGGTGCAAAAAGCTTACGAAAAAATGTTAAGCAGACAGTTTTTCGGAAAAATAGTAGTAAAGGTTGAATAA
- the cmk gene encoding (d)CMP kinase, translating into MIIAIDGHAGSGKSTIAKLLAKKLGYTYVDTGAMYRTVALYVLRNHIPLEEPAIVKAMENIDIYLEDEKVYLNSEDVSDLIRTEEIGHLASQIARFKEVRKILVNLQREIGKKAKNVVIEGRDTATVVFPDADIKIFMTASQQVRAKRRVEQLKQKGFNVPYEHILQKVIERDKLDMERKESPLRPTEESIIIDTTDKTIDEVIDFIIEIVKKKEAKE; encoded by the coding sequence ATGATTATAGCGATAGATGGACATGCAGGAAGCGGAAAAAGCACAATTGCAAAACTATTAGCAAAGAAACTCGGATATACCTATGTAGATACCGGAGCAATGTATAGAACAGTTGCTTTGTATGTTTTAAGAAACCATATCCCCTTAGAAGAACCTGCCATAGTAAAGGCAATGGAAAATATAGATATATATTTAGAAGATGAGAAAGTTTATCTAAATTCTGAAGATGTATCAGATTTGATAAGAACAGAAGAAATAGGACATTTAGCTTCTCAAATAGCAAGATTTAAAGAAGTTAGAAAAATTCTTGTAAATTTACAAAGGGAAATAGGAAAAAAAGCAAAAAATGTAGTAATAGAAGGAAGAGATACTGCAACTGTTGTATTTCCGGATGCAGATATAAAGATATTTATGACAGCATCTCAGCAGGTGAGAGCAAAAAGGAGAGTAGAACAGCTAAAACAAAAAGGTTTTAATGTCCCTTATGAACATATTTTACAAAAAGTAATAGAAAGAGATAAACTTGATATGGAAAGAAAAGAATCACCACTTAGACCAACAGAAGAATCAATAATAATAGATACAACAGATAAAACAATAGATGAAGTTATTGATTTTATCATTGAGATTGTTAAAAAGAAGGAGGCAAAGGAATGA